ATCATTCGCCGTGTGCCATCAATGATTTGCGAGATTCAAACCGAAACGTTTTCCAAATACTGACCATTGAAAGTAGCCAAAGATTTATTTCTCTTTGACCGCATTAGCCAGAGCTTTTTTAGACCCATTCATCTTAATTAAATCTCTATCTGTCGTCGGACAAATGGACTTTGTGGCCTTTTGCATTCGCAACAGCTGCTTAAAtgcttatttttaaaatggtttccAGAGCAAATGCCAAATGTACACATAACGCTAAAGCTCAATGGACAATAATGCATTtatcatttcatttatattgTACAACCGGCTAATGTATATCATTAcgtacaaattaaaatgtgaaCACAAAATTACGGCAAATAGAATTAGGCTTCGGTAAGCTGTGATTGTGTATGAATaataatttgattatttaGTCTTCATAAAGTTAACCAAAGTTATAAAGAGGCAAggattaaattattaaatatttttcgcatttcatatttttacttGCTTAGCAATATAAGCAACTTCCAAGATATTaagaatttatttcaatttacctaaaatcaataaatgaaTACGAATTTCTATAGTCTGCTTATATTAAGAACCCTTGGCATATTTTAAAAGGCGTTCCTCGATCTTCCGGCTAAACATTCGAACCAAACTCTCGGCCACGCTGACTTGGCTATAAGCGAGTGCGCAAATGGGCTTACTATTCCTCATTTTATCGGCAATGACCAGCGTCCAATCGATCTCGTGGGGATGTGTCTGACCCTTAACAAAGCGGGCGAATATCTCCGGCAGCCATATGGCACCATCGCGACAATAGGAGCACTGTTTGCAAGTGTGCTTCTCGAAAAACTGAATTGATCGCAACATTATTGCCAGAGGATCACAGTCCTTGGTCATCACAATAACCGCTCCGCACCCGAAACCACTGCCTGCATCCGTCAAACTATCGAAATCCATGAGAACCTTTCCGGCTGTTGATGGATCCAACAATGGTGTGGACAAACCACCTGGAAATACTGCTGCGAGATTGTCCCAACCACCTTTTACTCCACCAGCATGTCGTTCTATAAGGTCTTTCAGGGGTATGGACATCTCTTCCTCCACAGTGCAGGGATTATTCACCTGACCGCTGAGACAGTAAAGTTTGGTTCCCGTGTTGTAACTGCGACCCAATCCAGCCCACCACTGGGAACCTCTTCGCAGAATTGTGGGCACTACTGCAATCGACTCGGCATTGATCACCAAACAGGGATGCTCGAAGTAGCCCTTTTCCGTAAGGAAGGGCGGACGACGTCGTGGTCTTCCCAGTTTACCCATCAAACAGTTGATCATGGCGGTTTCCTCGCCACATAAGTAACGATCTCCACGCTGGACCATCACATCGAATTTGATGCCCGTGCCACAGACACTGTTTCCCAACAAACCATGATGATAGGCCTCCGCCAAGGCAAAGTGCAGGTTGCAGGCCTCGTTGTAGAAGCGATTTCGAATGTACACAATGGCTCTACCGCATCCCATGGCCACACCTACCAGAAGGATACCTTCTATCAGTTTGTGGGGTTCATGTCGCAGGATATCACGGTCCTTGCAGGTTCCGGGCTCTCCCTCTGCACAGTTCACGATGACCATTTTGGGCACCTTCTCGGACTTGGTCTGGCGTAGAAATTCCCACTTCAGTCCGGCATAGAAGCCAGCTCCTCCCCGTCCGCGCAATCCACTCTTGCTTACCTGCTTCATGATCCATTCGGGACCCTGCTCCAGCAACTCAGCGGTGCGATGCCAATCCCCACGTTGGCATGCTCCATGCAAGCGCCAATCGTGGCGTCCATAGAGATTCTGAAACACACGATCACAATCGTCCAGCGGACCAAATTTGGTCTTGCAATTGGGCTCATATCCCTTGGGCGGATCGATAATGGGAGGCCTATCGGGACCCAGCTTTTTGCTACCTCCCGCTTTCTTGGCAGTTTGGACGAGACGCAGTTGCTGTTCCCAAACAGACGGTAAATAGTTTTTAAGCTTCTGCCGCAACATTTTGTCGTCTTAAAAAAGAGATGTTCTGTGTATGCCTACTATTTGAAAATTAGAATCTGGACTGACAGTGTTGTCaagaaatgtttaataatttaagttttaagaTCTTTAAACTTTCTATTAGATATCCAATCGATTTATTAACAATATGTGTCAGTTTGCTGTCTATTtctcaaaatttaaatatgtcTATCAGTTTGTGTGAAAAATGTAGGCTGCGGGTGGTTTGAGTCATGttcattttattcaaatttgggCTAAAATTAGAAATTGAAGGCCAGATCTAAACAGTATTTATACCGAAATCCTTTTTAAACGAGTTTTCTAGCCCAAAAATCATAGGCACAAACGGGGCAGTAAAGTAAACATTGATGTATATCGGCACAAAGTTAGCCAACGACAAATTGGAAGACTGAAAGTAGCGCAACAAATGCTGCCATAACGACAATGGgagcaccaacagcagcaataaaTTTAGGAGTATACCGGCAGCATACACCCACATCTACATTCACATTTGCCTCCACAGCCACCCACACGTCGGATGTTAGTCAGTTTTCCCAGTGCGAGGACATGTGCGaatgcgtatacgtaattttcTATGaatcgagcagcagcagcagcagcatcagcagaaGTTGTGGCACAGACAGCCCCTTTCAATTTATGCAACCATCCGACAGCAATTCGCCTTTAATGGCAGGCAACAAAAGGCATCCCGAAACCAGATGAACTGGAGATGAGATTCTGGTACCTGAGCAACCTGAGAGGGATTCAATTAGCGGGCTTTGTGTGCCGGAATGAAATGGTACTCGCACCCAAATGAGTTGCCTGCGACATTAGCGACAAAGTGAAGTTTGCCTCGCGGCGAACTCATTAGCATACACTAATCGGCGTCATGTGGCATCCTGCGGGGCATCCCAAGATGCACTCCAGCTGCATTAAGATGTTTCGTGCACGGGGCACAACTATCCACAAATCACGTATTTAATTGGGGGGACTGTTGACATAGGACTGCGAAGGAATGCCAAACGGGTGGGCTGAGCCAAGAGAAAAATTTGGGCAGCAGTTTGGGTCTTGTTTACGGGACATTACACTCGCCAAAAACATATTTCGAGTTGTAGTCAATTGCTGGGAAAGCTCGTTTACCTTAAAAGAGTCATATTCTAATCgtgatttttattaatgtaTGAGCTGCATATACCTTTTTAGTATAACTTCTTACTTGATCTCTTCTTCAGTAGCAGTAAAGATTTTGTTAAGTGTTTGCCCTCTCGACACTGATGCTAAAAGGTAAACTGGAATCTCCCACGAATAGTCGAGTCGTCCCTTTCCTCGTGGGaggtgtttgtgtttgttttatgaGCTCAGTTTGCTCAGCTCTGGTTGAtttcgttattattattgcttgGTAATGTTTTATGGCCATTTTGTGGCTGTTTTCACACCAGTCAACCAAACACCGCAAAGCCACCGACCAAAAACAATCAGGACAGCTGTCATTGAGCACTTTTCAGCGCCACGCAAAGTAAACATGCGGCATACACCGCAGATTAGCTCTAATGGAGTAGCCATTCCAGTTTTAGTTTCATTCCACAAATAACTGAACAGATCCAATCGCGGAATTCACTCCCTTGTTTGTATTAGCAAATGCATTGTGTGCTTCATTTGGAGACTTTTTGTATAACGCATTAAACACATTAACGATAGGTTATTTCAGGTATATTGTGTATACGCCACGTATAGTCATTGATTTTAACAAGGTTACATTATGGTTACCCGTCTGTATTTCATAAATGCTGTAGAACATTTAAATGTACTATCACATATTTCTCTACATTTAAGCTGAAACTAAATAAGCCTTTAATAAACTCCACAAGCCAGTCCATTTCAAAGGTCGTTATTCAGTCCTTGGACTATTTCAGGTTCCACATAGAGTATTTAATGGTTTGCAAGAGACCACATTCCTTTCGAAAATTTATAGTCGCACATGACTCTGTGCTTTTTTGTCCTTGCCCATTATTCAACCATTTAACGACTTGTATATATAACATGAACAAAATCTAGTACAATTAAATcggaaataataaaactatacAATTTATCGAAGATCAAACTGATTGACTAATGGTGTTCCATTTTTTCTACGCTAATTACCATTGGATGGATATGTAGAATCACCTCCTTTATTGGCACTAGCGAACTCCTAACTAACTGAATTTGGCACACATTTGACACTTGCCACATGTGCCAACGAGTCGATATTGGCACACTAAACTAAACAGCAATCAATAGACGCCCCAAGGACACCGCCGCTGCCATCGACTTTAAATAAGCTAATTTACATGCACACATGGAGCTCCTGGTGGCAATTTGTAAGCGTCGTCGACAATGCCAGCAAATTTACAGCCCACGGTGGCAGTTGCAAGTGGCGCAGCTGCACATTAATGGCCTGGTTGCTCCCTTCGTCCTCAGACAATTGTGGTTTGTCTTCAGCAAGCTTTGCAGATGCCTGGCCTCTGCGTCTGCTTGTTTCTGCTATCAAACATCAACTCATTATCAAGCAAGGGAGTGCACAGTTCATCCAACTGTTgaattggtattggtatttcGGTTTAAGATAGATTGATGAATTAATTATATGAGACTCGAGCTGGCGCTCAGATTTTGAGGCTTTAGGATACGAAATTTGcaattcaaatattaatattatggATGTTATTCCAGCTTAAATGAGGAGAATCAAGGGATCAAATTACAGAAGTATATACAATTTTGGAGCGATCAATAACTCCATCATCCAACAATGGTGTACCAAATAAGTTAAACAGTTTTCGCTGAGAATTTCATTTtctgaatttaattttattattaactaACAATTTGTAGCAAATATTGTTGTAAGCTTTATAACAGCTTTATTCAGCTCGTAAAAAGTTAAATTCAAACTTTTTCGCTCACTTCACAATTAGTTAAAGGCGTTGCACTTTTCGTAGCATAGTTTTTCGAGCAGCACACTATGCTGGTGGCAACTTTAGGCGGCAGAATGTGAAAGCAATCTCGGTTATGGGCAACAACAGGTACCAGGTAGCCAAGTGAAAAGACGCAGGTGAAAACCGTAAAATTCACATTTAAAGGCAGCACACACACTGGGGGCAGGATCCGGAACCCCATAAACAAAACTGAAAGTATTTATAACATGCAAACACGCGGTGGACCATGGTCATTTGCATGCTGACCCCacataaaaacacacacacatacatttgTGCGCGGAGTGAAATAAGGGTTGAAGGGTCAGCGCCTGCAAGTTAATCACGTGCCATGAAAAGTCACGCATACGGCGCAACTGGCGACCCCGGCTGAAAGCTATGAACATGGGCAGACAATTTCAAAAGTCGCAGAATCAGGGCAGCTGAAAACATGCAAGTAAATGTGTAATAATGCACAGGAaaacgccaaaaaaaaaacgaattgaGGTTGCACAACTTTTCGAGGTCAGGAAACAAAACTTCAAGAACAACAAAGACAAAAACCAACCAACTTTGAAAATgcaatccaaaaaaaaacacaaagtaTATGTCCTGTTTTGAATTTATCGCGAATATAAAGCGGTTAGCTGGCAAATTCTTGAAGTCAGTCATGGGCTTCCAGTGCGCTGCAATAGTTCATTTCGTTCCACGAGGTTATTGTTATAGCTTCGGCTATAAAAATGTCCAATTCCGACAATGCGTGTCTACTTCCGAATTCTACTTGCGACCATTTTACGACCCGTTTCATTCATGGCGAGTCCATGAAGGAGCAAACTTTTCACTACTCATAACACTCAATTACCAACCGTGATTTCGAAAGTTGGTTTTAATAAGTGTAATTTGAATATTGAGGGAACACACTTATCTGAATAATAGCTTTATTATTATGCACTAAAAAGTGCACATTTGCACTCATTGATTGCTGGCAATTTGGACCCCACTTTAATGTCATTTAAAACTACCTGCTAGTTTGGTATTGTGTACtgtacaaataaaaatcaattaggTTCCGAATCACGTCgcaaagaaaataaacttgcattaaattaatattattattattgaaaaatGCGTTTAAAGTTATTGATTGCCAGCAACTCTATTTGAAAGTCCTGTTAAGCTACTTGCACGTTGGTTATTACGCACTAGACAAGCCCCATGGAAATGTAGCAGATTGTCAACCTTTTGTACCACTTTTTCCGAAGGTCAGACTGGTTTCCTTGCCATTATGCATTAGCTTTGTTTGCATATCTCAACTCAGTGTTCGGATCCTCCTTTTCACTGGGTCacgtgcataaataaatttaaaaagctgtCCCATTCGTTGCAATGGCACGTCAACACTTTTCGCCGGCCAACCCAGAGACGTGTGGTGGAAATAAGTTTTCCACTTTCTTATGCACGTAACTCTGGGTGAGAGTTTTGGGTTTCCACTGCATGCCATCCATGTGACATGACCAGTGCCTAATGGGTAAGCACTCCTCCTTCGGATAACTTTGAAATCGTGGCGAAAAATGGGTAGCCATGCTCCGGATTTCAGACCATTAAGACGACTTATGTCCGCATCGAAGGTGTGTTTGTCGACTTAATTCGAAAGGCTTGTTCCAACTTTAAACCGATTTTTATATTTGCAGAATCGTCCAAACGGAACCGGAACAATGGCACCCAAAGCGACCAACTGATCCCAAAACCCAAATCGCCAATATGCCGCCAGTGAATATGAATGTGAATAAACGTTGGGCTGTGGATGATGGCCTATGGGTGGGTGGCGGCCAGCAATTCACGGGATTTGCATTTAACAGGGTCCGCAAATGCCGACTGCCAGGAGGAGCCCCATGTTTGCTAATACATATTCGCCGTCCGGGCAGGGCACTCGAAACGCTTTCTGAACACAATGAATTGCGAATTGTGTGCGGGCGAATGGAGCCGAAGGTGCAGGAAACAGTAAAGGGAGCGGAATATAAAACCtattacaaaatatgtttgtgtttcattaaaaatttaagacCATCCGCAAACGAAAAAGGAataaaggaagaaaatcgCCCTGTTTATGACATGCGACAAATTCATTTCGCCCAAAGCATCTGTATTAAAAATTCTTCACTGATAAAGTTATAAAAACGAACATGTTATGCCGTGTGACGAAGTGCGATAAAGCGACTATTGTAAATTAtgcaatagcattaaaaataaaatcaacaaatcTGTCTGATCCAAAATCAATATACATATGATACTCGTACAAGGAGCGCGCTAATCGTGTTGTTAGCTTTATACAAACATCCATCTCAAATGAAGAGTCCTTTGGCAAAAA
The sequence above is drawn from the Drosophila melanogaster chromosome 2R genome and encodes:
- the ND-51L2 gene encoding NADH dehydrogenase (ubiquinone) 51 kDa subunit-like 2, isoform B; the encoded protein is MLRQKLKNYLPSVWEQQLRLVQTAKKAGGSKKLGPDRPPIIDPPKGYEPNCKTKFGPLDDCDRVFQNLYGRHDWRLHGACQRGDWHRTAELLEQGPEWIMKQWEFLRQTKSEKVPKMVIVNCAEGEPGTCKDRDILRHEPHKLIEGILLVGVAMGCGRAIVYIRNRFYNEACNLHFALAEAYHHGLLGNSVCGTGIKFDVMVQRGDRYLCGEETAMINCLMGKLGRPRRRPPFLTEKGYFEHPCLVINAESIAVVPTILRRGSQWWAGLGRSYNTGTKLYCLSGQVNNPCTVEEEMSIPLKDLIERHAGGVKGGWDNLAAVFPGGLSTPLLDPSTAGKVLMDFDSLTDAGSGFGCGAVIVMTKDCDPLAIMLRSIQFFEKHTCKQCSYCRDGAIWLPEIFARFVKGQTHPHEIDWTLVIADKMRNSKPICALAYSQVSVAESLVRMFSRKIEERLLKYAKGS
- the ND-51L2 gene encoding NADH dehydrogenase (ubiquinone) 51 kDa subunit-like 2, isoform A, encoding MLRQKLKNYLPSVWEQQLRLVQTAKKAGGSKKLGPDRPPIIDPPKGYEPNCKTKFGPLDDCDRVFQNLYGRHDWRLHGACQRGDWHRTAELLEQGPEWIMKQVSKSGLRGRGGAGFYAGLKWEFLRQTKSEKVPKMVIVNCAEGEPGTCKDRDILRHEPHKLIEGILLVGVAMGCGRAIVYIRNRFYNEACNLHFALAEAYHHGLLGNSVCGTGIKFDVMVQRGDRYLCGEETAMINCLMGKLGRPRRRPPFLTEKGYFEHPCLVINAESIAVVPTILRRGSQWWAGLGRSYNTGTKLYCLSGQVNNPCTVEEEMSIPLKDLIERHAGGVKGGWDNLAAVFPGGLSTPLLDPSTAGKVLMDFDSLTDAGSGFGCGAVIVMTKDCDPLAIMLRSIQFFEKHTCKQCSYCRDGAIWLPEIFARFVKGQTHPHEIDWTLVIADKMRNSKPICALAYSQVSVAESLVRMFSRKIEERLLKYAKGS